In a genomic window of Methanosarcina horonobensis HB-1 = JCM 15518:
- a CDS encoding AAA family ATPase has product MNENSTDSGQASTTYQNAGRIFKSFFEEIGNVIVGQNRVVEQIIISILCEGHALVESNPGLGKTLMISTISKAMNLKFSRIQCTPDLMPSDITGTNVILETDHKKEFKFEPGPVFANIVLADEVNRASPKTQSALLEAMQEKQVTVGNDTFLLDRPFFILATQNPIEMEGTYPLPEAQLDRFLLKILVDYPSFEEEMEIINRYTKSETPRITKGLDKSTLLDLQKLTRQVPISEELKERVLNIVAMTRKDKEHIEYGASPRASIGLILAAKARALIQGRNFVSKEDIDYMAYPVLRHRLILTFEAERSGMTPDQAIEEILKKVK; this is encoded by the coding sequence ATGAATGAGAATAGTACCGATTCGGGGCAGGCCTCCACGACCTACCAGAACGCAGGCAGGATTTTTAAAAGTTTCTTTGAAGAGATCGGAAATGTCATAGTGGGTCAGAACAGGGTAGTGGAACAGATCATAATCTCAATCCTCTGTGAAGGGCACGCCCTTGTGGAAAGCAATCCCGGGCTTGGAAAGACCCTGATGATCTCCACGATTTCAAAGGCAATGAACCTCAAGTTCAGCAGAATTCAGTGTACCCCTGACCTGATGCCTTCGGATATCACAGGAACCAATGTGATTCTGGAGACAGATCACAAAAAAGAGTTCAAATTTGAACCCGGACCTGTTTTTGCAAACATTGTACTTGCAGATGAGGTCAACCGTGCTTCCCCGAAAACCCAGTCTGCCCTGCTCGAAGCCATGCAGGAAAAACAGGTAACTGTCGGAAACGATACCTTCCTGCTTGACCGCCCTTTCTTCATTCTTGCTACCCAGAACCCCATAGAAATGGAGGGAACCTACCCCCTTCCCGAAGCCCAGTTAGACCGTTTCCTCCTGAAGATCCTTGTAGACTATCCTTCCTTTGAAGAAGAAATGGAGATCATAAACCGTTACACAAAGTCAGAAACCCCGAGGATTACCAAGGGCCTTGACAAATCCACACTTCTCGATCTGCAGAAACTTACCAGGCAGGTCCCTATCTCGGAAGAGCTCAAGGAGCGCGTCCTTAATATTGTGGCAATGACCCGTAAAGACAAAGAGCATATTGAGTATGGAGCTTCTCCTCGCGCCTCAATTGGCCTTATTCTTGCAGCAAAAGCGAGAGCCCTTATACAGGGCAGGAACTTTGTGAGCAAAGAGGACATTGATTACATGGCTTACCCTGTCCTCCGCCACAGGCTTATCCTTACCTTCGAAGCCGAAAGAAGCGGAATGACCCCTGATCAGGCGATTGAAGAAATTTTAAAGAAGGTTAAATGA